CGCTCCTGCGACTGCCGCCAGGCGTCGCTGTCGCCCCAGCGTTCCTCGGCCTCGGCCTGGGCGTCGTGGAAGCCCTCGCCGAAGAGCTCCCTCATGTCCTCGGGGGTGGCTGGCTGGTTGCCCATCTCTCTCTCCAGTGCTCGGTCGATGGCCTCGACGAGGTCGCGCATCTCGTCGAGGCGGGTGAGGACCGCGGCCCGCTGGCGGCGCAGGTGCTGCTCCACCGACTCGGGGTGGTCGAGCAGCAGCGCGACCTCCTCGAGGGCGAAGCCCAGCCGGCGGTAGACCACCACGTGCTGAAGCCGGGCCAGGTCGGCCCCGGTGTAGAGGCGGTACCCCGCGGGTGAGCGGTCGCTCGGGCTGAGCAGGCCGATCTCGTCGTAGTGGTGCAGCGTGCGCACGGTGATGTCGAACAGCTCGGCCACCTGGCCGACGGTCCGGGTCACCTGCGACTGTGCCCTCGGTGCGGTCATGGGCACCACTGTCGCGCCTCACGCCGCGTCAGGGTCAAGCCAGCGGCCCTGGCCCCAGGGACTAGAGGCGCTGCCCGGACTTCACGCGACGCCGCTGCAGCCAGGCGCTGAGGCCGTTGCGGGCGGTGCCCCAGATGCCGTGACGGAAGGCGAGCACGATGACCACGAAGATCGTTCCGGTGATGATGCCGATGCCGTTGAAGCCCGAGGAGGCCAGCTGGTCCTCGAGAAGCACCACGACGGCCGCGCCGATCGGGCCGCCCCACAGGGTGCCGATGCCACCGAGCACCGTGATGAGCACGACCTTGCCGGACGTGGTCCACACGAGCTCCTGGAGCGAGGCAAAACCGTGGCTGATCGAGAACACCCCGCCCGCGAGGCCGGCGAGCCCCGCCGAGAGCACGAACACCATGATCTTGTAGCGCTCGACGTCGTACCCGAGGGCCCGGGCGCGAGCCGGGTTGTCACGGATCGCCACGAGCACCCGCCCGAACGGGCTGTTCACGGTGCGCCAGGCGATGAGTACGCCGAGCAGGATGATCGGGATGGCCGCGTAGTAGAAGTAGAACGGCTCGGTCTCCACGAGCTCGACCCCGAAGAAGGACTTGGGGATGCCCTGCAGGCCGTTCTCGCCGCCCGTGACGTCGCGCCACTGGTTGGCGATGAAGTAGAGCATC
This Knoellia sp. p5-6-4 DNA region includes the following protein-coding sequences:
- a CDS encoding MerR family transcriptional regulator, whose translation is MTAPRAQSQVTRTVGQVAELFDITVRTLHHYDEIGLLSPSDRSPAGYRLYTGADLARLQHVVVYRRLGFALEEVALLLDHPESVEQHLRRQRAAVLTRLDEMRDLVEAIDRALEREMGNQPATPEDMRELFGEGFHDAQAEAEERWGDSDAWRQSQERTKGYTKADWEQVKAESDRTHQAFTDAMDAGEPPTSKAAMDAAELHRASMQRFYDCGYEMHRNLADLYVSDPRFTATYDEIRPGMAHYVRDAIHANADRHES
- a CDS encoding branched-chain amino acid ABC transporter permease, translated to MSQQLTQKVQVDLPAESMMPKARPGLRWLMVAVGLVVVLALPWFVYPPVAMDIAAWALFAISVDLLLGYTGLLSFGHAAFWGASAYATGLIAIELGVPFPLAVIGGAVVAMVIAVPTGYLAVRRTGIYFAMVTLAFAQMLYFIANQWRDVTGGENGLQGIPKSFFGVELVETEPFYFYYAAIPIILLGVLIAWRTVNSPFGRVLVAIRDNPARARALGYDVERYKIMVFVLSAGLAGLAGGVFSISHGFASLQELVWTTSGKVVLITVLGGIGTLWGGPIGAAVVVLLEDQLASSGFNGIGIITGTIFVVIVLAFRHGIWGTARNGLSAWLQRRRVKSGQRL